In Rhodococcus sp. OK302, one genomic interval encodes:
- a CDS encoding cold-shock protein: protein MAQGIVKWFNGEKGFGFIAPDDGTPDVFVHYSEISGNGYKSLDENQRVEFEVGQGQKGPQATNVRAV from the coding sequence ATGGCACAGGGCATCGTGAAGTGGTTCAACGGCGAAAAGGGCTTTGGTTTCATCGCTCCCGACGACGGAACACCGGACGTGTTCGTTCACTACTCTGAGATCTCGGGCAACGGCTACAAGTCGCTCGACGAGAACCAGCGTGTGGAGTTCGAGGTTGGCCAGGGCCAGAAGGGCCCCCAGGCTACCAATGTGCGCGCTGTCTAG
- a CDS encoding Clp protease N-terminal domain-containing protein — translation MDKPVEMTNKVRLDDLIDAIKKVHTNALDQLSDAVVAADHLGEVADHLIGHFVDQARRSGASWTDIGRSMGVSKQAAQKRFVPKAPGEGKLMDPNDGFSRFTVRAKNVVMAAQNEARATGSAEIHPAHLILGLLTEPEALAAQAIVAQGIGLEAVRDAVTSGLAAGGADELPQLIPFDAQSKKALELTFREALRLGHNYIGTEHILLALLELEDGSGVLADLGVDKAAAESNIEATVSAVIKAQSEDQ, via the coding sequence ATGGACAAGCCGGTAGAAATGACAAACAAAGTCCGACTCGACGACCTCATCGACGCGATCAAGAAGGTCCACACCAACGCGTTGGACCAATTGTCCGACGCGGTGGTTGCAGCAGATCATCTCGGTGAAGTCGCCGATCACCTCATCGGGCACTTCGTGGACCAAGCACGACGATCGGGAGCGTCGTGGACCGACATCGGGCGGAGCATGGGCGTCTCCAAGCAAGCCGCGCAGAAGCGCTTTGTGCCGAAAGCGCCCGGCGAAGGCAAGCTGATGGACCCCAACGACGGATTCAGTCGATTTACGGTTCGCGCCAAGAATGTGGTGATGGCTGCGCAGAATGAAGCCCGGGCAACCGGTAGCGCGGAGATCCATCCGGCGCATCTGATTCTCGGACTCCTGACGGAACCCGAGGCGTTGGCGGCCCAGGCGATTGTTGCGCAGGGGATAGGCCTCGAGGCGGTGCGTGACGCCGTCACCAGCGGATTGGCAGCAGGGGGAGCGGATGAGCTGCCCCAGCTCATTCCCTTTGACGCTCAATCCAAGAAGGCACTCGAACTGACCTTCCGCGAGGCCCTCAGATTGGGGCACAACTACATCGGCACCGAACATATCCTGCTCGCATTGCTCGAGCTGGAAGACGGTTCCGGTGTTCTCGCCGACCTTGGCGTCGACAAAGCCGCAGCGGAATCGAATATCGAGGCGACGGTGTCAGCGGTGATCAAGGCTCAATCCGAGGATCAGTAG
- a CDS encoding DUF2461 domain-containing protein — protein sequence MVAFTGIPVAALDFYEDLEADNSKAWWAAHKDTYDEMVRRPMTALVAELEDEFGTAKLFRPYRDVRFSKDKIPYKTHQGAFVGLAQSCGYYVQIDPAGLMVAGGFYGSTSETIARYRAAVDDDVRGPELEKILADVQKAGFTVGGDTLKTAPRGYTVDHPRIELLRHKSLTASRSFPSPSWLDSPRTLKEVQKSWRALTPLVEWSGQVLGAN from the coding sequence ATGGTCGCATTCACCGGGATACCCGTTGCCGCACTCGACTTCTACGAGGATCTCGAGGCTGACAACAGCAAGGCCTGGTGGGCCGCGCACAAAGATACGTACGACGAGATGGTTCGTCGTCCCATGACAGCGCTGGTCGCGGAACTCGAAGACGAGTTCGGAACCGCCAAGCTCTTCCGTCCGTATCGCGACGTGCGATTCTCGAAGGACAAGATTCCGTACAAGACGCACCAGGGTGCCTTTGTGGGTCTCGCCCAGAGTTGCGGTTACTACGTGCAGATCGACCCCGCAGGATTGATGGTGGCCGGCGGGTTCTACGGCAGTACGTCGGAAACGATTGCGCGTTATCGCGCCGCCGTCGACGACGACGTTCGTGGCCCGGAACTCGAGAAGATCCTCGCGGACGTGCAGAAGGCCGGCTTCACCGTCGGCGGCGACACCCTCAAGACTGCGCCACGGGGTTACACCGTCGACCACCCGAGGATTGAACTGCTCCGGCACAAGTCCTTGACCGCGAGCCGTAGTTTCCCTAGTCCGTCGTGGTTGGACAGCCCGCGGACACTCAAAGAGGTTCAGAAGTCCTGGCGCGCGCTGACACCCTTGGTCGAGTGGTCCGGTCAGGTACTCGGGGCCAACTGA
- a CDS encoding enoyl-CoA hydratase/isomerase family protein: MNSSAVDREFIYGNVAVTVHAATAVVTLMRPDRLNALTAQVSFDLERSLRRIGGDSSTRVVVLTGSGRSFCAGMDLDSTPGAGVDGDPVQAVYQDMRTATSVVIAMREIRQPVIAAVRGNAVGAGFAFAAASDIRICSSDALFSAMFVKIGMSPGDLGLSWILPRLIGHGRAAELFYRGGALDAATAQEWGFTGTLAEDPLQSALELAEEMGSRPPLGIAMCKELLNSSLGWSGFREHLELELRSQVIGLLTADHRDAVQAFHNGRSRTST, from the coding sequence ATGAACAGCTCAGCAGTCGATAGAGAGTTCATCTACGGCAATGTCGCAGTCACCGTGCACGCCGCCACGGCGGTGGTGACTCTGATGCGCCCAGATCGGCTCAACGCTTTAACTGCCCAAGTATCGTTCGATCTCGAGCGGTCACTTCGACGTATCGGCGGTGACTCGTCTACCCGAGTGGTGGTACTGACTGGAAGTGGTCGATCATTCTGTGCAGGAATGGATCTCGATTCCACTCCTGGCGCCGGTGTGGATGGTGATCCAGTCCAAGCCGTCTATCAGGATATGCGGACGGCCACGTCCGTCGTCATCGCGATGCGGGAGATTCGCCAACCGGTGATTGCGGCTGTCCGCGGCAACGCGGTGGGAGCAGGGTTCGCTTTTGCTGCGGCGTCCGACATTCGAATCTGTTCCTCGGACGCTCTTTTCAGCGCGATGTTCGTCAAGATCGGTATGAGTCCCGGAGACCTCGGGTTGTCATGGATATTGCCCAGATTGATCGGACATGGGCGGGCCGCAGAATTGTTCTATCGAGGAGGTGCCCTCGATGCGGCGACGGCTCAGGAGTGGGGTTTCACCGGAACCCTGGCCGAGGATCCGTTGCAGAGCGCTCTGGAGTTGGCGGAAGAAATGGGCAGTCGGCCGCCACTGGGTATTGCGATGTGCAAGGAACTGCTCAACTCCAGTCTCGGTTGGAGCGGTTTCCGTGAGCACCTCGAGTTGGAACTACGTTCACAGGTGATCGGACTCCTGACAGCAGACCACCGCGATGCCGTGCAAGCGTTTCACAATGGGCGTTCGCGGACCTCCACGTGA
- a CDS encoding AMP-binding protein, whose protein sequence is MTSAEPAVRCGAAVRTHSAIRGRAARLASALSALGIGHGDRYAIVMRNSIEFLEASLAGSGIGAIPVPVNSHWTGDDLAHLLTDSGSKLVIVDSDLVSVVEAVLPPGMTVVEVGGSTGGKYPDFESLIATSEPIGAQVLDPPLGVIYTSGTTGKPKGILRQPMTTGQAGQVAAVMMTMLAANPSMSTLIPAPLYHTAPNAHAVFAIALGMNLEIMPRFDPEEFLRLVQDQKIQHTQMVPTMFVRLLKLPADIRGKYDISSLASVVHAAAPCPVTVKREMIDWFGPIISEFYGGSETGGAVICNSEQWLEHPGTVGHPIADTVVKILDPVSLQELPTGESGDIYIKPFSSWPEFTYIGNDAKRREMEHDGLITVGDIGYIDDDGYLFLNDRRNDLINSGGVNIYPAEIEGCLVGHESIADAAVFGIPDEEFGEAIAAHIELSPGASLSVEDVKDFVRAHLAGYKVPKVIVFEDKLPREDTGKLFKRKLKEPYWNEQLSSR, encoded by the coding sequence ATGACCAGCGCAGAACCAGCGGTGCGTTGCGGTGCCGCAGTACGGACGCATAGCGCAATCAGAGGACGAGCTGCGCGATTGGCGTCGGCGTTGAGCGCACTCGGAATCGGGCACGGTGATCGATACGCGATAGTGATGCGGAATTCGATCGAGTTCCTCGAAGCAAGCTTGGCGGGCAGTGGAATCGGTGCGATTCCCGTCCCGGTGAACTCGCATTGGACGGGCGACGACCTAGCTCATCTGCTCACAGACAGTGGCAGCAAGCTTGTCATCGTCGACAGTGATTTGGTGTCGGTAGTCGAGGCTGTTCTTCCACCGGGGATGACTGTTGTGGAAGTGGGCGGCAGTACGGGTGGGAAGTATCCGGATTTCGAATCCTTGATAGCGACGAGCGAGCCGATCGGTGCGCAAGTTCTGGATCCCCCGTTGGGTGTGATCTACACGTCGGGTACCACGGGAAAGCCGAAAGGTATTCTGCGGCAGCCGATGACAACGGGGCAAGCCGGTCAGGTAGCGGCAGTCATGATGACAATGCTTGCAGCTAATCCGTCGATGTCGACGCTGATACCGGCACCGTTGTATCACACGGCGCCAAATGCCCACGCGGTCTTTGCGATAGCTCTCGGTATGAATCTCGAGATCATGCCGCGCTTTGATCCCGAAGAGTTCCTACGCCTCGTGCAGGATCAAAAGATCCAACATACGCAGATGGTTCCGACGATGTTTGTGAGGTTGCTGAAATTGCCCGCGGATATCCGCGGCAAGTACGACATTTCGTCGCTCGCGTCGGTAGTGCATGCTGCCGCACCGTGTCCGGTAACCGTCAAGCGAGAAATGATCGATTGGTTCGGTCCGATCATCTCGGAGTTCTACGGAGGATCGGAAACCGGTGGGGCAGTGATATGCAACAGTGAGCAGTGGCTGGAGCATCCAGGAACGGTGGGGCATCCGATCGCGGACACCGTCGTCAAGATTCTGGATCCTGTTTCTCTGCAGGAACTTCCGACTGGAGAATCGGGCGATATCTATATCAAGCCGTTCTCGTCGTGGCCGGAGTTCACCTACATCGGAAACGACGCCAAGCGACGAGAGATGGAGCATGACGGGCTCATTACTGTCGGCGATATCGGCTACATAGATGACGACGGCTATCTGTTCCTCAACGATCGTAGAAACGACCTCATCAATTCCGGTGGTGTGAACATCTATCCGGCAGAGATCGAAGGGTGCTTGGTCGGGCACGAGAGTATCGCTGATGCAGCAGTATTCGGAATTCCGGATGAAGAGTTCGGGGAGGCGATTGCGGCTCACATCGAGCTCTCTCCCGGCGCATCCCTCAGCGTCGAGGACGTCAAGGATTTTGTTCGTGCGCATCTGGCCGGTTACAAAGTTCCGAAGGTTATCGTGTTCGAGGACAAACTCCCGCGAGAAGACACCGGTAAGTTGTTCAAACGAAAGCTGAAGGAGCCGTACTGGAATGAACAGCTCAGCAGTCGATAG
- a CDS encoding acyl-CoA synthetase, with protein MYLTQSLHRSVQQAPESVSTICGDRIFTHAQTLERVSRLAGAMRNLGVRGGDRVAILALNSDRYFQLLSAVPWADAVVVPVNIRWSVKEIAYSLNETDTRLIFVDDAFAPLIPQLKEASPQLAAVIHSGDGPMPEGMLSFETLISESDPIPDAHRRGDSLAGIFYTGGTTGFPKGVMLSHRNIFASTLGNAALGAVTSQGRTLHAAPMFHLADLASLVGMSLLGGSHVFIPMFDPVATLAAVDTHGVTDIMLVPTMIQMVIDHPRRPEFDLSRVANIMYGASPMSESLLGRARDAFSSTKFIQAYGMTELSPVATSLVDEFHEDPILRRSLGRAAPHSLVKVVDPDGIEVPRGTVGEIVVSGDHVMLGYWNKPAETAAAIRDGWMHTGDGGYMNDQGFVFIADRIKDMIISGGENVYSIEVENSIVRHSSVAMCAVVAVPDEKWGERVHAVVQLIPGQSLTLAELQDHCKEEIAGYKIPRSLAVISELPMSAAGKILKRELRVQFQNTPA; from the coding sequence ATGTACCTCACTCAGTCGCTGCACCGCAGCGTTCAACAAGCGCCAGAGTCGGTTTCGACAATCTGTGGCGATCGAATCTTTACGCATGCACAAACTCTGGAGCGAGTGAGCCGTCTCGCGGGAGCGATGAGGAATCTCGGAGTCCGCGGTGGCGATCGAGTCGCGATTCTGGCGCTGAATTCCGACCGATACTTTCAGTTGCTGTCGGCAGTTCCCTGGGCAGACGCCGTCGTAGTACCGGTCAATATCAGGTGGAGTGTCAAGGAGATCGCATACTCGCTCAACGAGACTGACACTCGACTGATCTTCGTAGACGACGCGTTTGCGCCCCTGATTCCGCAATTGAAGGAAGCAAGCCCGCAACTCGCAGCAGTTATTCACAGCGGCGACGGGCCTATGCCGGAAGGGATGTTGTCCTTCGAGACGTTGATCAGTGAGTCGGATCCGATTCCGGATGCACATCGCAGAGGAGATTCCCTCGCGGGAATCTTCTACACCGGTGGCACTACGGGGTTCCCGAAGGGCGTGATGCTCAGTCATCGCAACATCTTCGCTTCGACTCTGGGCAACGCTGCACTGGGAGCAGTGACCTCGCAGGGGCGAACACTGCACGCCGCACCGATGTTCCACCTTGCGGATCTTGCATCACTGGTAGGTATGTCGTTGCTAGGTGGCTCGCATGTATTCATACCGATGTTTGATCCCGTCGCGACCCTGGCGGCTGTCGATACACATGGTGTTACAGACATCATGTTGGTGCCGACCATGATTCAGATGGTGATCGATCATCCGCGTCGGCCGGAGTTCGACCTGTCAAGAGTTGCGAATATCATGTACGGGGCATCCCCGATGTCGGAATCTCTCCTGGGTCGGGCGCGTGACGCATTCTCGTCGACGAAGTTTATCCAGGCCTACGGAATGACTGAACTCTCCCCGGTTGCAACGAGTCTCGTCGACGAGTTCCATGAAGACCCCATCTTGCGGCGATCGCTAGGTCGGGCGGCACCGCATTCGCTGGTCAAGGTTGTCGACCCCGACGGCATTGAAGTGCCACGTGGAACTGTCGGTGAAATCGTCGTGTCAGGTGACCACGTGATGCTGGGGTACTGGAACAAACCGGCGGAAACCGCGGCCGCAATTCGTGACGGGTGGATGCATACCGGCGACGGCGGCTATATGAACGACCAAGGGTTTGTCTTCATTGCCGATCGGATCAAGGACATGATCATCAGCGGTGGCGAGAACGTCTATTCGATCGAGGTGGAGAACTCGATCGTCCGACATTCCTCGGTCGCGATGTGTGCGGTGGTGGCGGTTCCGGATGAGAAGTGGGGTGAGCGGGTTCATGCTGTGGTGCAGCTGATTCCGGGGCAATCCCTGACCTTGGCCGAATTGCAGGATCACTGTAAGGAAGAAATTGCAGGATACAAGATCCCGCGGAGTCTGGCTGTGATCAGTGAACTGCCGATGTCGGCGGCCGGCAAGATTCTCAAACGCGAATTGCGTGTCCAGTTTCAGAACACCCCGGCTTGA
- a CDS encoding acyl-CoA dehydrogenase family protein, with protein MTAPQTYLSGWRDPDVIALGELADKFFATKVVPNRQRWESQHYVDREVWKAAGDLGLLCCSIPEEYGGGGGTYAHDLAVFEAQARSLDTGFGNSVHSGIVAHYILAYGTEDQRRSWLPKLAAGTCIAAVAMTEPGAGSDLKAITTTALREGDEYVINGSKTFISNGSTADLIVVVAKTDPSAGARGISLVVVETPGCAGFQRGRILDKVGQRGADTSELSFTDVRVPATNLLGGEEGRGFGQLMTQLAQERLVIGVTAVATMETAVRETVAYVKSRKAFGQTLFDFQNTKFVLAECQTIAHTSRVFLDSCIERHLRGELDPTTAAMAKWWLTEQQCVVIDRCVQLFGGYGYMREYPIARMYADARVQKIYGGSNEIMKDLIARSL; from the coding sequence ATGACCGCACCGCAGACCTACTTGTCGGGTTGGCGCGACCCGGACGTGATCGCACTGGGCGAACTCGCTGACAAGTTCTTTGCGACCAAGGTTGTGCCCAACCGTCAGCGATGGGAAAGTCAGCACTACGTCGATCGTGAAGTGTGGAAGGCTGCCGGAGATCTCGGTCTCCTGTGCTGCTCCATCCCTGAGGAGTATGGGGGCGGCGGCGGGACCTACGCCCACGATCTTGCGGTGTTCGAGGCTCAGGCCAGATCGCTCGACACAGGGTTCGGCAATTCAGTACACAGCGGAATTGTTGCCCATTACATTCTGGCGTACGGCACGGAGGATCAGCGTCGTTCCTGGCTTCCGAAACTGGCTGCGGGAACGTGTATTGCTGCTGTTGCCATGACCGAGCCCGGAGCCGGGTCCGATTTGAAGGCGATCACGACCACCGCGTTGCGCGAAGGCGATGAATATGTCATCAACGGCTCCAAAACCTTCATCTCCAACGGTTCTACTGCCGATCTGATTGTTGTTGTCGCCAAGACGGATCCGTCGGCAGGTGCGCGAGGGATCTCGCTGGTCGTCGTCGAGACGCCGGGTTGCGCAGGATTTCAGCGCGGCCGAATACTCGACAAGGTAGGCCAGCGCGGAGCCGACACTTCCGAGTTGTCGTTCACCGATGTGCGTGTGCCGGCAACCAACCTGTTGGGCGGTGAAGAGGGTCGCGGTTTCGGTCAGTTGATGACGCAGTTGGCGCAGGAGCGGCTCGTCATCGGTGTTACAGCGGTTGCAACGATGGAGACTGCGGTCAGGGAAACTGTCGCGTATGTGAAGTCGCGCAAAGCTTTCGGGCAGACGTTGTTCGATTTTCAGAACACCAAGTTCGTTCTGGCGGAATGTCAGACAATTGCTCACACGTCGCGCGTATTCCTCGATTCGTGCATCGAACGGCATCTGCGAGGTGAACTAGATCCGACCACCGCAGCGATGGCGAAGTGGTGGTTGACCGAGCAGCAGTGTGTGGTGATCGATCGTTGCGTTCAACTCTTCGGTGGATACGGATACATGCGCGAATATCCAATCGCCCGCATGTATGCCGACGCTCGGGTACAAAAGATCTACGGAGGGTCGAACGAGATCATGAAAGACCTTATCGCTCGTTCGCTCTGA
- a CDS encoding SDR family NAD(P)-dependent oxidoreductase, whose translation MGKLEGKTAIVSGSGRGIGRSIALKLASEGANVVVNDLDADPAAAVVAEITKAGGNAVICAGNVTAPDFAERFVGAATSEFGGLDIVINNAGYTWDTVIQKMGDDQWDAILDVHLKAPFQILRAAQSVISKAAKVEKDAGLRVNRKVVNISSIAGLYGNAGQANYSAAKSGLVGLTRTLSKEWGRYNVNVNAVAFGFIETRLTEVSADGNSTIDIEGREIKVGVNPHLLEAMKAMIPLGRPGTPDEAAGSVAMFTYPESDYVSGQILVTGGGYEG comes from the coding sequence ATGGGCAAGCTTGAAGGTAAGACTGCAATCGTCAGCGGATCCGGCCGTGGAATCGGTCGTTCCATTGCACTGAAGCTAGCGTCCGAAGGTGCGAATGTTGTTGTGAACGACTTGGATGCCGATCCGGCGGCCGCAGTGGTCGCGGAGATCACCAAGGCTGGTGGCAATGCTGTCATCTGCGCCGGCAATGTCACAGCTCCGGACTTCGCCGAGCGATTCGTAGGCGCCGCGACCAGTGAATTCGGCGGACTCGACATTGTCATCAACAATGCCGGATATACGTGGGACACCGTCATCCAGAAGATGGGAGACGATCAGTGGGACGCCATTCTCGACGTGCACCTCAAGGCGCCATTCCAGATTCTTCGCGCAGCGCAGTCGGTCATCAGTAAGGCAGCCAAGGTGGAGAAGGACGCCGGACTGCGAGTGAACCGGAAGGTTGTGAACATCTCGTCGATCGCCGGCCTCTACGGCAATGCGGGGCAAGCGAACTATTCGGCAGCAAAGTCCGGCCTCGTCGGACTCACCCGGACCCTTTCCAAGGAATGGGGTCGGTACAACGTCAACGTCAACGCCGTGGCATTCGGCTTCATCGAGACACGTCTGACCGAGGTATCCGCTGATGGGAACTCGACCATCGACATCGAAGGTCGTGAGATCAAGGTCGGTGTCAACCCCCATCTGCTCGAGGCGATGAAGGCGATGATTCCGTTGGGCCGCCCCGGAACTCCGGACGAGGCAGCAGGTTCCGTCGCGATGTTCACCTACCCGGAATCGGATTACGTCAGTGGACAGATTTTGGTCACCGGCGGCGGATACGAAGGGTAG
- a CDS encoding MaoC/PaaZ C-terminal domain-containing protein, translating to MTALSVGNVSELSIPPISRTTLALFAGASGDVNPIHIDVDVAKSAGLDDVFAHGMLSMAYLGRLLTNIAPQQQLRSFKVRFASITPIHGSPACTATVTSIDDVDGERRATLTLQMALPDGTVTLLGDAVIALD from the coding sequence ATGACTGCGCTCTCGGTGGGAAACGTTTCGGAACTGAGTATTCCGCCGATCTCGCGGACTACCCTTGCGCTGTTCGCCGGCGCATCCGGTGATGTCAATCCCATCCATATCGACGTCGACGTCGCCAAATCCGCGGGGCTCGATGACGTCTTTGCGCACGGCATGCTCTCGATGGCATACCTGGGGCGCCTTCTCACTAACATCGCTCCGCAGCAACAACTTCGATCATTCAAGGTGCGGTTCGCTTCCATCACGCCGATTCACGGTAGTCCGGCGTGCACTGCAACAGTTACATCGATTGACGACGTGGACGGTGAACGTCGTGCCACCCTCACACTTCAGATGGCATTACCGGACGGGACAGTCACCCTACTCGGTGACGCCGTCATCGCGCTCGATTGA
- a CDS encoding MaoC family dehydratase N-terminal domain-containing protein, protein MAIDRSVIGTELAGGTLLIGRSRLRAFANATGQSDPIYTDLDAARAVGHRDLPVPPTFFFGVDLEAPDPFAFLGDLGVDLRTVLHGEQEFVYHEMAYAGDELTTASRIVDVYDKKGGALEFIIRRTTVTNQEGVVVAEIGSSTVVQNKLVGKAVS, encoded by the coding sequence ATGGCAATAGATCGATCCGTCATCGGAACAGAACTCGCCGGTGGCACGCTGCTGATCGGCCGAAGCCGACTGAGGGCTTTTGCCAATGCAACCGGCCAGAGTGATCCGATCTACACCGATCTCGATGCGGCACGCGCGGTGGGCCACCGCGACCTGCCGGTGCCGCCGACCTTCTTCTTCGGGGTTGATCTCGAAGCCCCCGACCCGTTTGCGTTCCTCGGCGATCTAGGGGTAGATCTCCGCACTGTCCTCCATGGTGAGCAAGAGTTTGTGTACCACGAAATGGCTTATGCAGGAGATGAACTCACGACCGCAAGTCGAATCGTCGACGTATACGACAAGAAGGGCGGCGCACTCGAATTCATCATCCGACGTACCACCGTCACGAATCAGGAGGGCGTTGTCGTAGCGGAGATCGGATCTTCGACTGTTGTGCAGAACAAGCTCGTCGGAAAGGCTGTGTCATGA
- a CDS encoding lipid-transfer protein, whose translation MGNDVFVAGVGMIPFTKPGKSGIYSDMGEQAARIALADAGLDYSLVQQAYVGYVYGDSTSGQAALYGIGQSGIPIINVNNNCATGSSALFLARQAVASGTVDCALALGFEQMVPGALGSIYSDRPDPLTRFAAVRDQLQSGDQSAPMAAQFFGGAGQAYVDEYGIDPAIFAEISVKARKHAANNPNAVFRDLVTAEQVLASPRIFGPLTRLQCCPPTCGAAAAVVCSAEFAQKHGLSADVVIAAQSLTTDTPSTFESMDLRKVIGYDMAAAAAHTVYEAAGIGPEDIPVVELHDCFTTNEFLTYEALGLTPAGTAEKFIRDGDNTYGGRVVTNPSGGLLSKGHPLGATGLAQCAELVWQLRGQAGDRQVDGARVALQHNLGLGGACVVTLYQKVGN comes from the coding sequence ATGGGGAACGACGTCTTCGTAGCGGGTGTAGGGATGATTCCGTTCACAAAGCCGGGCAAGAGCGGCATCTATTCAGACATGGGTGAGCAGGCGGCGCGGATTGCGCTTGCCGACGCGGGCTTGGACTACTCGCTCGTCCAGCAGGCGTACGTCGGATATGTATACGGCGATTCAACGTCAGGCCAAGCCGCTCTGTACGGAATCGGACAATCCGGAATTCCGATCATCAACGTGAACAACAACTGTGCCACAGGATCCTCGGCGCTCTTCCTCGCGCGGCAGGCAGTGGCCAGCGGTACCGTCGACTGTGCCCTTGCGCTCGGATTCGAGCAGATGGTGCCGGGAGCACTCGGTTCGATCTACTCGGACCGGCCAGATCCGTTGACCAGGTTCGCAGCAGTGCGGGACCAATTGCAGAGCGGCGACCAATCGGCACCGATGGCAGCGCAGTTCTTCGGTGGGGCCGGGCAAGCCTACGTCGATGAATACGGAATCGATCCCGCGATCTTCGCCGAGATTTCGGTGAAAGCGCGAAAGCATGCGGCCAACAACCCGAATGCGGTGTTCCGCGATCTTGTTACCGCAGAACAGGTACTTGCCTCTCCCCGGATATTCGGACCGCTGACTCGATTGCAGTGCTGCCCACCCACGTGTGGTGCTGCCGCTGCTGTTGTCTGCAGTGCTGAATTCGCGCAGAAGCACGGGCTTTCCGCAGACGTGGTCATTGCAGCCCAGAGTTTGACAACAGATACCCCAAGCACTTTCGAGTCGATGGATCTACGGAAGGTTATCGGCTACGACATGGCAGCCGCTGCGGCGCACACTGTGTACGAAGCCGCAGGCATTGGTCCCGAGGACATCCCGGTAGTCGAGCTCCATGACTGCTTCACCACCAACGAGTTCCTGACCTACGAAGCGTTGGGGCTCACTCCGGCGGGTACCGCCGAGAAGTTCATTCGGGACGGTGACAACACGTACGGAGGCCGGGTCGTCACGAACCCCTCGGGCGGGCTGCTCTCGAAGGGGCATCCATTGGGGGCAACTGGCCTTGCGCAGTGTGCAGAACTCGTCTGGCAATTGCGTGGGCAAGCCGGCGATCGCCAAGTGGACGGCGCACGCGTTGCGCTGCAACACAATCTAGGTCTGGGCGGCGCTTGCGTCGTCACTCTCTATCAGAAGGTGGGCAACTGA